From the genome of Treponema denticola:
GTTCTTTTTTTTCTTCGGGGTAATCGGAAGTCATTAAAATCTTAGCACGAGGCAAGGCGCCTTCAGCACAATTGCCGGGCAGCTTTGAATAAATCTCTTCGGTAACAAAGGCTAAAAACGGATGAAGCAGACGTAAGGATTCTTCCAAGACGGCAAGGAGCACCGAAGCCGCCCTATCCTTCTCTTTTTCGTCCCCATACTTAAAAGAAAGTTTAGTACCTTCAACATACCAATCACAAAAATTATTCCAAAAGAATTCGTAAACCTTTTGAGCGGCCTCATTATAACGGTAAGAATCAAGGCTTGAGCGAACCGTTTGAGCCGCCTCGTTTAGTTCATGATAAATCCAGCGGTCAAGTTCTTTTAAGTTGTTTAGACTGCCGTCCCGTACGACAGGCACAATTGTTCTGCCCGCAAGGTTTCCTAAAATATATCGGGATGCGTTCCAAACCTTGTTTGCAAATTTTGAGCCAAGCTTAAAACTTTCCATGTCGATTAAAAAGTCCTGACTTTGAGAACCGCACATAAAGGTAAGGGTGAACTTCATGGCGTCAGCCCCAAACTCTTCGATAGCTACAAGGGGGTCAATACCGTTTCCCAAGCTCTTACTCATCTTGCGGCCTTGTTTATCCCGAACCAAACCGTGAATAAAAATATCTTTAAAAGGAGCCTTGCCCGTAAACTGCAAGGATGCCATTATCATTCTTGCTACCCAAAAGAAAATTATATCGTGTCCCGTAACAAGGGCCGATGTCGGGAAAAACCGTGCGAGGTCTTCGGTCTTTTCGGGCCAGCCGAGGGTTGAAAAAGGCCAAAGCCAGCTTGAAAACCAAGTGTCCAAAACGTCCTCATCCTGCTTTATGTTTTTTGACTTACAGTGAGGACATTCCGTAATATCCGTGCGGCTTACGATAGTTTTTCCGCAATCGGTGCAATACCAAACAGGAATTCGGTGTCCCCACCAAAGCTGACGGGAAATACACCAGTCGCGGATATTGTTCATCCAGTGAGCATAGGTGTTCTCCCATTTTTGAGGATAAAAAACAACATCGCCTTTTTTCCATGCATCTAAGGCTTTTTGAGCCAAGGGCTGCATTTTTACAAACCATTGTTTTGAAACATAGGGCTCTATACTTGTATGACAGCGGTAACAGCAACCTACTGCGTGCTTTATTTTTTCTTCATTTTTAAAAAGTCCCAGAGCTTCCAAATCTTCGATAACGGCCTTGCGTGCTTTTTCCGTTGAAAGGCCTCGGTATTTTTCGGGAACTGCATCGTTTAATGTTCCGTCAGGGTTTAAGATATTTAGAACCGGAAGATTATGCCTTTTACCTACCTCCCAGTCATTGGGGTCATGGGCAGGAGTTATCTTTACAACACCCGTTCCGAATTCTTTATCGACATAGGAATCGGCAATTACAGGAATCTTCCTATTTGCGAGAGGGAGAATTACTTCTTTTCCTATGATGGACGCATAGCGTGGGTCTTCGGGATGAACGGCTATGGCGGTATCGCCCAAAAGGGTCTCGGGGCGGGTGGTTGCAATTCCTATTTTTTGTATTTTTTCGCCGGCTTCATTTTGTAAAACTGCCCCGTCTGCCAATTTATAATAAATATGGTACATGCCGCCCTTTCTGTCTTCATACTCAACCTCATCATCCGAAATTGCCGTACCGCATGAAGGGCACCAGTTTACAAGGTAATTTCCCTGATAGATTAGCCCCTGTTCATATAAAGAAACAAAGACCTCCCTTACAGCCTGAGAAAGCCCCTCATCCAAGGTAAAGCGTTCCCTATCCCAATCGACCGAAACTCCCATTTTGCGGAGCTGCTTTGTTATAATCGAGTGATGTTCATTTTTAACTTCCCATACCTTTTCGATAAAAGCGTCCCGTCCGAGGTCACGGCGGTTTTTGCCTTCGGCCTTCAGTTTTTTTTCTACAACGGATTGAGTGGCAATACCTGCATGATCGGTTCCGGGAATCCAGAGGGTTTCGTCCCCTTTCATGCGGTGATAGCGGACAATTACATCCTGCAAAGTTTCATCGAGGGCATGGCCTACATGGAGAACGCCCGTAACATTGGGCGGAGGAATGACGACAGTAAATGTATTTTTTGTGTTTTTCCTTTTTATCGGGCTAAAGCACTTATTGGCTTCCCAAAAGGAATAAATACGCTCTTCAAATTCTTTAGGATTATAAGATTTTTCCAATTCAATCGCCTGCAATTTTTCGCTCATTGTTTTCTCCACTCGTTTTAAAATATGAAAGGAGATTATAATATGAAAAGGCTAAGTTTTCAAGACGCTATGCAGTAAATTTATTGCTAAAAGCGAATTTTAACGTTAAGTTAGCCAAATTATTGAGCTTAATTTCATCTTTGCAATTTCCTTTTACAAAACCAAACAGAGCTGCCTATTTTTCAGTGCATACATCAGTTTCTGCCCCTTATAAAGGGCTTCGGAAATAAAAATCGGAAAAAGTTTAAAAATTTTTAAAAGACTTTTTTTTCCTCCCCTTGCCTTCCAAGAGTGATCCAGCTTTGTCCAAATAGAAAACAAAAGAGGAATAAAAAACAAAAAAAGGGAAAACAAAACGGCAAGCTTAAAGGGTAAGATTTTTTCCAGAGCCTCTTTTAATTGGCGAGAGCTTGTGGTATTAAAAAAAAGGGAGCTTATCTGCATAAGGCAGACAAGTTTTAAAATAAGAAAGGCCAAATCTTTTATATCGGTTTCCGTTTTTATAAAAACCGAAAAAACATGGAGGCTTACAAGAAGCAGGCAATAAGGCAGGATCGGTTTTAAATCCAGTAATTGCTCTAAAAACGAAAAACCTATAAAACGGGCAAAAAAAACAAAAAAGACCGAATAAAAGAAAACATAATTAGGAAAGAAAAAAATCAGGGCTGTAAACCCGAAAAGAAAGAACAATTTTAAAAGGGGGGACGTCCTATGTAAAAAGCTCGTTCCCCTCCGGTAAGAAAATAAGGGCCTTATATCCAAATTAAATCCTCCCTCTTTGTGTATGAAGTAAGCGGAGGCCTTATACTCCATTCTTTTAGGTTTTGTCTTAAGCCCTCTTCAGCGGTCCCGTCAAAAACTTTTTTAACCCTATGGAGAACTAAAAACCTATCGGCAAGGGCATAGCATTTTTCAAGCTCATGGCTTAAAATAAGAAGGGTATAGTTTTCGGCCTTTAATTCTTTAATAAGGGAATTAACCTGCACTACCCCCTCATAATCCAAATTTGCATAGGGCTCATCAAAGATGATTACCGGAAACTTCATCGCCAAAATTCCTGCAACGCAAAGCCGCCTCTTTTCTCCTCCCGATAAGGAACGGGAAGAATAATACCGCTTATCCTTTAAGCCTGTTTTTTCCAAGGCTTCCTCCAATCTTTTTTTTCTTTCT
Proteins encoded in this window:
- a CDS encoding valine--tRNA ligase — its product is MSEKLQAIELEKSYNPKEFEERIYSFWEANKCFSPIKRKNTKNTFTVVIPPPNVTGVLHVGHALDETLQDVIVRYHRMKGDETLWIPGTDHAGIATQSVVEKKLKAEGKNRRDLGRDAFIEKVWEVKNEHHSIITKQLRKMGVSVDWDRERFTLDEGLSQAVREVFVSLYEQGLIYQGNYLVNWCPSCGTAISDDEVEYEDRKGGMYHIYYKLADGAVLQNEAGEKIQKIGIATTRPETLLGDTAIAVHPEDPRYASIIGKEVILPLANRKIPVIADSYVDKEFGTGVVKITPAHDPNDWEVGKRHNLPVLNILNPDGTLNDAVPEKYRGLSTEKARKAVIEDLEALGLFKNEEKIKHAVGCCYRCHTSIEPYVSKQWFVKMQPLAQKALDAWKKGDVVFYPQKWENTYAHWMNNIRDWCISRQLWWGHRIPVWYCTDCGKTIVSRTDITECPHCKSKNIKQDEDVLDTWFSSWLWPFSTLGWPEKTEDLARFFPTSALVTGHDIIFFWVARMIMASLQFTGKAPFKDIFIHGLVRDKQGRKMSKSLGNGIDPLVAIEEFGADAMKFTLTFMCGSQSQDFLIDMESFKLGSKFANKVWNASRYILGNLAGRTIVPVVRDGSLNNLKELDRWIYHELNEAAQTVRSSLDSYRYNEAAQKVYEFFWNNFCDWYVEGTKLSFKYGDEKEKDRAASVLLAVLEESLRLLHPFLAFVTEEIYSKLPGNCAEGALPRAKILMTSDYPEEKKERIDEAASIRFRTLQEIVRNIRALRAECGIDPQLKLKVSLYIEKNSPAEAARENSEIIEMLSGLSGLNFIDSLKEKPASSIGVVGAGFEAFLITGDSIDIDQLKKRFEKELEKNEQNALKIDSKLKNENFVKNAPPEVIEGEKEKHAEFLRRIEKLKGYLEGMR
- a CDS encoding CbiQ family ECF transporter T component, translated to MDIRPLFSYRRGTSFLHRTSPLLKLFFLFGFTALIFFFPNYVFFYSVFFVFFARFIGFSFLEQLLDLKPILPYCLLLVSLHVFSVFIKTETDIKDLAFLILKLVCLMQISSLFFNTTSSRQLKEALEKILPFKLAVLFSLFLFFIPLLFSIWTKLDHSWKARGGKKSLLKIFKLFPIFISEALYKGQKLMYALKNRQLCLVL
- a CDS encoding ABC transporter ATP-binding protein — translated: MKEEIISLKNISKTFVQSSFDGTVNFKALDEISLSVFKGECILISGANGSGKTLLMSIIAGLIRPSSGLVDVKERCGIVFQDSGLQILGETPEEDILFGLKNIKLPPEERKKRLEEALEKTGLKDKRYYSSRSLSGGEKRRLCVAGILAMKFPVIIFDEPYANLDYEGVVQVNSLIKELKAENYTLLILSHELEKCYALADRFLVLHRVKKVFDGTAEEGLRQNLKEWSIRPPLTSYTKREDLIWI